Proteins from a genomic interval of Diaminobutyricimonas aerilata:
- a CDS encoding response regulator transcription factor: MRILVVDDERRLADGVRRGLEAEGFAVDLAHTGTDGLWLARENDYDVIVLDIMMPGMSGYRVCQTLRAEEDWTPVLMLTAKDGEWDQVEALDTGADDYLTKPFSFAVLVARIRALVRRGARDRPVVLEAGDLRYDPAARRVSRGGTEVDLTARELAVLDFLMRRKGEVVSKREVLGNVWDFDFEGDPNIVEVYVRHLRNKLDRPFGRDAIQTVRGSGYRLAADGG; this comes from the coding sequence ATGCGCATCCTGGTCGTCGACGATGAGCGCCGTCTCGCCGACGGGGTGCGCCGCGGGCTCGAGGCGGAGGGGTTCGCGGTGGATCTCGCGCACACCGGCACCGACGGTCTGTGGCTCGCCCGCGAGAACGACTACGACGTGATCGTGCTCGACATCATGATGCCGGGGATGAGCGGCTACCGGGTGTGCCAGACGCTCCGTGCGGAAGAGGACTGGACGCCGGTGCTCATGCTCACGGCGAAGGACGGCGAGTGGGACCAGGTGGAGGCGCTCGACACCGGCGCCGACGACTACCTCACCAAACCGTTCTCGTTCGCCGTGCTCGTGGCCCGCATCCGCGCCCTCGTGCGGCGCGGCGCGCGCGACCGGCCGGTCGTGCTCGAAGCCGGTGACCTGCGCTACGACCCGGCCGCGCGGCGCGTCAGCCGCGGCGGCACCGAGGTCGACCTGACCGCGCGCGAGCTGGCCGTGCTCGACTTCCTCATGCGACGCAAGGGCGAGGTCGTCTCCAAACGCGAGGTGCTCGGCAACGTGTGGGACTTCGACTTCGAGGGCGACCCGAACATCGTGGAGGTGTACGTGCGGCACCTGCGCAACAAGCTCGACCGCCCCTTCGGTCGCGACGCCATCCAGACGGTGCGGGGGTCGGGCTACCGACTCGCCGCCGACGGGGGCTGA
- a CDS encoding OsmC family protein, giving the protein MRTDHDYAVSIRWTGNRGTGTSGYRDYGRDGVLRADGKHEIAVSSDRVFHGDRDRWNPEELLLAALSECHLLSYLHVATRHGVIVTEYSDDAVGTLHTTADGGGAFASVTLRPRVTIASGDTELAQSLHAEAAAKCFIAASVNFPVHHEPVALTA; this is encoded by the coding sequence ATGCGCACCGACCACGACTACGCCGTCTCGATCCGTTGGACGGGCAATCGCGGTACGGGCACCTCCGGCTACCGGGACTACGGCCGCGACGGCGTGCTGCGCGCCGACGGCAAACACGAGATCGCGGTGTCGAGCGACCGCGTCTTCCACGGTGACCGCGACCGGTGGAACCCCGAGGAGCTGTTGCTCGCCGCGCTGTCGGAGTGCCACCTGCTCAGCTACCTGCACGTCGCCACCCGGCACGGCGTCATCGTCACCGAGTACAGCGACGACGCGGTCGGCACGCTGCACACGACGGCGGACGGCGGTGGAGCGTTCGCATCGGTCACCCTGCGCCCCCGCGTCACGATCGCGAGCGGCGACACGGAGCTCGCCCAGTCGCTGCACGCGGAGGCCGCGGCGAAGTGCTTCATCGCCGCATCCGTCAACTTCCCCGTGCATCACGAACCCGTCGCGCTGACCGCCTGA
- a CDS encoding helix-turn-helix domain-containing protein, with translation MLLRHVLGQALRRIRLERGLTLRELSERSSVSMPYLSEIERGRKEASSEILDTILRVFDLTLLDLLREVADEALVLDLTPTVDVRPTELHVVREIAPLPAPYSERRPDIALAA, from the coding sequence ATGCTCCTGCGACACGTCCTCGGTCAGGCGCTGCGGCGCATCCGCCTCGAGCGCGGGCTGACGCTGCGTGAGCTCTCCGAGCGGTCGAGCGTGTCGATGCCGTACCTCAGCGAGATCGAGCGGGGGCGCAAGGAGGCGTCGAGCGAGATCCTCGACACCATCCTGCGGGTGTTCGACCTGACGCTGCTCGACCTGCTGCGCGAGGTGGCCGATGAGGCGCTCGTGCTCGACCTCACGCCGACCGTGGACGTGCGGCCGACCGAACTGCACGTCGTGCGCGAGATCGCGCCGCTGCCGGCCCCGTACTCGGAGCGCCGGCCGGACATCGCGCTCGCCGCATAG